A window of the Burkholderia sp. 9120 genome harbors these coding sequences:
- a CDS encoding helix-turn-helix domain-containing protein yields MTTVSPFFTWRRAMTESDLPSTTKLVLFVIAEYANAMDDICWPSIGTIAGKASLSERCVSNHLVVAESNGWLTRWRSRRPARRWAHAHYRLSVPKEIALRQRDVIDFDLAAGAQEPHPEPDSVVAENFGNSEPRSGVAHQTGNHERRSGEPAALPERRSGGQPEHLAGDAIETADSQSYLNHVPTSKPVNRSTYKNLSKPQPTVVNEAIAGQREDFSEVQRQGEAGELAHAVAHEASTAESLAAWMLARIRVRLPDFGMPDMPAWVAEIRQMLQVDGRDARHIAGLFGWADRDRFWSKVMVSPARLRKNWDEIRRRRNDALAAKAASGNASTGDTSAQADDRQCGHAEGGCRCTRIATTIIGAGSSRRGYCRAHIGQYED; encoded by the coding sequence ATGACGACTGTTTCCCCATTCTTCACCTGGCGACGCGCGATGACGGAGAGCGATCTGCCGTCGACGACCAAGCTGGTCCTGTTCGTGATTGCCGAGTACGCGAACGCGATGGACGACATCTGCTGGCCGTCGATCGGCACGATCGCGGGCAAGGCGAGCCTGTCCGAGCGCTGTGTGAGCAACCACCTGGTGGTCGCCGAGAGCAACGGCTGGCTCACGCGCTGGCGCTCGCGCCGGCCGGCACGCCGCTGGGCGCACGCGCATTACCGGCTGTCGGTGCCGAAGGAGATCGCATTGCGCCAGCGCGATGTCATCGACTTCGATCTTGCTGCCGGCGCACAGGAACCTCATCCGGAACCTGATTCCGTTGTTGCTGAAAACTTCGGCAACTCCGAACCACGTTCCGGTGTTGCACATCAAACAGGCAATCACGAACGTCGTTCGGGTGAACCCGCTGCATTACCCGAACGACGTTCCGGCGGGCAGCCGGAACATCTCGCGGGAGACGCCATAGAGACGGCGGATTCGCAAAGTTACCTGAACCACGTTCCAACTAGTAAACCAGTAAACAGAAGTACATATAAAAACCTCTCTAAACCTCAACCCACGGTGGTGAACGAAGCCATAGCTGGGCAGAGAGAGGATTTCAGCGAAGTCCAACGGCAAGGCGAGGCAGGTGAGTTAGCCCATGCGGTAGCCCATGAAGCCAGCACAGCAGAGTCGCTTGCGGCCTGGATGCTGGCGCGTATCCGTGTACGGCTGCCGGACTTCGGGATGCCGGACATGCCGGCGTGGGTGGCAGAGATCCGGCAGATGTTGCAGGTCGACGGGCGCGATGCGCGCCATATTGCCGGCCTGTTCGGCTGGGCTGATCGCGACCGGTTCTGGTCGAAGGTAATGGTCTCGCCCGCACGGCTGCGCAAGAACTGGGACGAAATCCGGCGTCGGCGCAACGATGCACTCGCGGCGAAAGCGGCGTCGGGCAATGCATCAACGGGCGATACATCGGCGCAGGCCGACGACCGGCAATGCGGGCACGCCGAAGGCGGATGCCGCTGCACGCGGATCGCGACCACCATCATCGGTGCCGGCTCATCCCGGCGTGGCTATTGCCGGGCACACATCGGCCAGTACGAAGACTGA
- the dnaB gene encoding replicative DNA helicase: MGALDPLEAHAPTGPTGPIASIESEHAVLGALLLDNSVYDRIGDMVAIDDFTLTENRVIFQAISGLILAAQQADVVTVFERLQSTGAKIKRPLQYLNELVQSTPSAANIVRYAEIVRNRSMLRGCLRTARQVIDLCHHTGGREVSEIIDQAQASFLRLSDTERRKDDGFRPMQGTLARVLERIDELSQREDKRGVTGTATGFDDLDRRLDGMHEGELIIVGGRPSMGKTSFAMNIAEHVAARLQLPAAVVSMEMPEEQLVTRMLASVSRVNQHRLRTGTLDEEDWSRVTHGVQVMSGADIRMLEGASLTPSMLKTRLRRLHRECGQLGIVVIDYLQLMSGDGANPEMRAVEVSSISRALKQIATELRVPVIALSQLNRGLEQRPNKRPVMSDLRESGSIEQDADVILFIYRDEVYNPDSPDRGTAEIIIAKQRNGPIGTVRLAFQNAITRFENFSEPDAGY, encoded by the coding sequence ATGGGCGCACTCGACCCATTGGAAGCGCACGCCCCTACAGGACCCACCGGGCCCATTGCGTCGATCGAATCTGAACACGCGGTGCTGGGTGCGTTGCTGCTGGATAACAGCGTGTATGACCGGATCGGCGACATGGTCGCGATCGATGATTTCACGCTGACTGAAAACCGCGTCATCTTCCAGGCGATCAGCGGCCTGATACTCGCCGCGCAGCAGGCGGATGTGGTGACGGTCTTCGAGCGATTGCAGTCAACGGGCGCGAAGATCAAGCGCCCGTTGCAGTACCTCAACGAGCTCGTCCAGTCGACACCGAGCGCGGCGAACATCGTGCGGTACGCCGAGATCGTGCGTAACCGGTCGATGCTGCGCGGGTGCCTGCGCACGGCCCGTCAGGTGATCGACCTGTGTCACCACACGGGCGGGCGCGAGGTGTCGGAAATCATCGACCAGGCGCAAGCCTCCTTCCTGCGACTGTCCGACACCGAGCGGCGCAAGGACGACGGTTTCAGGCCGATGCAAGGTACTTTGGCCCGCGTGCTCGAGCGGATCGACGAACTGTCCCAGCGCGAAGATAAACGCGGCGTCACCGGGACCGCAACCGGCTTCGACGATCTCGACCGGCGCCTCGACGGCATGCACGAAGGCGAGCTCATCATCGTCGGCGGCAGGCCGTCGATGGGCAAGACCTCGTTCGCCATGAACATCGCCGAACACGTCGCCGCGCGCCTGCAACTGCCGGCAGCGGTTGTGTCGATGGAAATGCCTGAGGAGCAACTGGTGACGCGCATGCTCGCGTCGGTCTCGCGAGTGAACCAGCATCGCCTGCGCACGGGCACGCTTGACGAAGAAGACTGGTCGCGTGTCACTCACGGCGTGCAGGTCATGTCCGGCGCGGACATCCGGATGCTGGAAGGCGCGTCGCTTACGCCATCGATGCTCAAGACCCGGCTCAGACGCCTGCATCGCGAGTGCGGCCAGCTTGGCATTGTCGTGATCGACTATCTGCAACTGATGTCGGGCGATGGTGCGAATCCGGAAATGCGTGCGGTTGAGGTGAGCAGCATTTCGCGGGCGCTGAAGCAGATCGCCACCGAACTGCGCGTGCCGGTTATCGCGCTGTCCCAGCTTAACCGCGGCCTCGAACAGCGGCCCAACAAGCGCCCGGTGATGTCCGATCTGCGCGAATCGGGTTCGATCGAACAGGACGCGGACGTGATCCTCTTCATCTATCGCGACGAAGTCTACAACCCGGACAGCCCCGACAGGGGCACGGCCGAAATCATTATCGCAAAGCAGCGCAACGGGCCGATCGGCACCGTGCGCCTCGCATTCCAGAACGCCATTACCCGGTTCGAGAATTTTTCGGAGCCGGACGCGGGCTATTGA
- a CDS encoding helix-turn-helix domain-containing protein has translation MEQHHEQWLSAVRRRLLREKGNLRNVAAQSGVPYPTLTKITSGVVSDPRVSTVQALHDYFARRPEQAAASAGACASH, from the coding sequence ATGGAACAGCATCACGAACAGTGGCTCAGCGCCGTCCGTCGGCGTCTTCTTCGCGAGAAGGGCAATTTGCGCAATGTGGCAGCCCAATCGGGCGTCCCCTATCCGACGCTCACCAAAATCACCAGCGGCGTAGTTTCCGATCCGCGCGTCTCCACGGTACAGGCGTTGCACGATTACTTCGCGCGTCGCCCGGAGCAGGCGGCGGCGTCTGCTGGCGCTTGTGCGTCTCATTGA
- a CDS encoding helix-turn-helix transcriptional regulator: MTAKRANEILARNIRRLMDGHPTLATQTALARKAGISQSSIQRVLTAAVHPQLDVIEAIANSFRVTPAQLLMEDLDTGTVEPPRDHAELGGLSEIDKEKVASYVRFLRYENQTKPRPEGVAGEFIRLSDLRELSIDELAQVMRPALREPNDNTLTNHETTHSETKPARRRTGN; the protein is encoded by the coding sequence ATGACAGCAAAACGCGCGAACGAAATACTCGCCCGCAACATACGGCGACTGATGGATGGCCACCCGACCCTGGCCACACAGACGGCGCTCGCGCGCAAAGCAGGGATCTCGCAGAGTTCGATCCAGCGCGTCCTGACGGCTGCGGTACACCCTCAACTCGATGTGATCGAGGCCATCGCGAATTCGTTCAGGGTGACTCCGGCGCAGCTATTGATGGAGGATCTTGATACCGGCACTGTCGAGCCCCCCCGCGACCATGCGGAGTTGGGCGGCCTGTCGGAGATCGACAAGGAAAAAGTCGCGAGTTATGTCCGGTTCCTGCGATATGAGAATCAGACTAAACCCCGTCCGGAGGGAGTCGCCGGGGAATTCATTCGCCTCTCCGACCTCAGGGAATTAAGCATTGACGAACTGGCGCAAGTCATGCGCCCCGCGCTTCGTGAGCCAAACGATAACACGCTCACGAACCATGAAACAACGCACTCAGAGACCAAGCCAGCAAGACGTCGCACGGGTAATTAG
- a CDS encoding ParB/RepB/Spo0J family partition protein translates to MPKTSPLVLDAMIVTGNTKAAVKAAGGGSSDLWTVPPSEIHCDPRDNVRPLDPDHVRHLAELIKANGYDRKQPLGCFVRKIGGEDRIFVYAGQHRYHGALLAIAEGAEIDRLPIVIDDAKSVNRTNLIYAGITTNDGEKLTPLQLAEKVIELQELGESNSTICKRLHITDQTIRDVVLLARAPAALHKLVRDKVVSSTLAIEEIRAHGGEKALERFQIAAAKVSTGGKAKVTKKALDKPATHKITDVQAKQLLQALQSVLHDPVFGKLSPGTIAGVHAALTPHADLLDAVSTKRKRRPVHCPNASGVFAECETICAPSVRRTGRSPAEIHLAQPDEGAWIYSTTLQVGNSYTSCLPSMNDFASTYPTRVQAIRAAVSELTRALDQAHTTSTKEAPTVRAWLDKLWAMPDPDWTAEMAQEIAK, encoded by the coding sequence ATGCCTAAGACCAGCCCCCTCGTACTCGACGCCATGATCGTCACCGGCAACACCAAAGCAGCAGTCAAAGCCGCCGGCGGAGGATCGTCAGACTTGTGGACCGTCCCGCCCAGCGAGATCCATTGCGACCCGCGAGACAACGTACGCCCGCTCGATCCAGATCACGTGCGCCATCTTGCCGAGCTAATCAAGGCCAACGGCTATGACCGTAAGCAACCGCTTGGCTGCTTCGTGCGCAAGATCGGCGGAGAAGACCGTATTTTTGTGTACGCCGGCCAGCATCGCTACCACGGTGCACTTCTGGCCATCGCCGAGGGCGCTGAGATTGACCGCCTGCCTATCGTGATCGACGATGCGAAGTCGGTCAATCGCACGAATCTTATCTATGCCGGCATCACGACCAATGACGGCGAAAAGCTGACGCCCCTGCAGCTCGCCGAGAAGGTGATCGAACTGCAGGAGTTGGGCGAGTCGAACTCGACCATCTGCAAGCGCCTGCACATCACCGACCAGACGATCCGCGATGTCGTGTTGCTCGCCCGCGCGCCAGCAGCGCTACACAAGCTTGTCCGCGACAAGGTTGTGTCGTCGACGTTGGCTATCGAAGAGATCCGCGCGCACGGTGGCGAGAAAGCGCTAGAACGCTTTCAGATCGCCGCTGCAAAAGTATCAACCGGCGGAAAAGCGAAGGTCACAAAGAAGGCTCTCGACAAACCCGCCACGCACAAGATCACCGATGTCCAGGCAAAGCAACTTTTGCAGGCGTTGCAATCGGTCCTGCACGACCCGGTGTTTGGCAAGCTCTCACCCGGCACGATCGCAGGCGTCCATGCCGCGCTCACTCCACACGCGGATCTGCTCGACGCTGTATCGACCAAACGCAAAAGGCGTCCTGTTCATTGCCCCAATGCCAGCGGCGTCTTTGCTGAATGCGAGACTATCTGTGCGCCGAGCGTGCGGCGGACCGGGCGGTCGCCGGCTGAGATTCACCTCGCACAGCCTGACGAAGGTGCCTGGATCTATTCCACCACGCTGCAAGTTGGCAACAGCTACACGTCTTGCCTGCCCTCGATGAATGACTTCGCGTCAACGTACCCGACACGCGTGCAGGCGATCCGTGCGGCAGTGAGCGAACTTACGCGCGCACTTGACCAAGCCCATACGACAAGCACAAAGGAAGCGCCAACGGTACGCGCGTGGCTCGACAAGCTTTGGGCGATGCCAGACCCGGACTGGACTGCGGAGATGGCACAGGAGATCGCCAAATGA
- a CDS encoding ComF family protein, translating into MKVNLREIYGNWDKGYALDKHMLSSVYTGDDEYGHPRFDNTRTEAGEAVFQLKYRNGWDNAELLAQAVACNIGPLVPHIGLIVPMPATSARARQPVAEVANALGRIKNTPVFHHLLFKQAGGQKMKDIPTREAKVEAVKDAFSYEDQIEGNGKHNVLLLDDLYDSGATAEAAVAVLRTYPKIAGIYVAALTSKR; encoded by the coding sequence ATGAAGGTTAATCTGAGAGAGATTTACGGTAATTGGGACAAGGGCTACGCGCTCGATAAGCACATGCTGTCAAGCGTCTATACCGGCGACGACGAGTACGGACATCCGCGCTTTGACAATACCCGCACTGAGGCAGGTGAGGCGGTGTTCCAGTTGAAGTATCGGAACGGATGGGACAACGCGGAACTTCTGGCGCAAGCCGTCGCTTGCAACATCGGCCCGCTTGTGCCGCATATTGGACTGATTGTGCCAATGCCCGCAACGAGCGCGAGGGCGCGACAGCCGGTCGCGGAAGTTGCTAATGCGTTGGGACGGATTAAAAATACACCGGTTTTCCACCATCTGTTATTCAAGCAGGCGGGTGGCCAGAAAATGAAGGACATCCCGACCCGCGAGGCCAAAGTTGAGGCGGTGAAGGATGCATTCTCGTACGAGGATCAAATCGAGGGCAACGGTAAGCACAATGTGCTGCTGCTCGATGATCTTTACGACAGTGGTGCGACGGCTGAGGCGGCAGTCGCAGTCCTTCGGACATACCCGAAGATTGCCGGTATTTACGTTGCCGCGCTAACTAGCAAGAGGTAA
- a CDS encoding site-specific integrase, whose translation MASILPVGSRWRAQVRKRGQSIAKTFKTKGAAEAWARAKEVEIENGQNAVDSGSIKVGELVKKYRETRAESGRPVKPKSNEDYILQRLQDEFESDFAAKLTTKRIVQFAQKRKVSGAGGFTIDMDISKLGTVMRHTASLFGLTLPDATGIARPTLHHLNLIEAGKRRERRPTPEEIGKIFAWFSEHPERQQAMPDLLRVAMQCAFRRGELFGLRWDDIDSENHLALVRDRKHPRQKIGNNEWIPLIGDSFEVIMRQPRYEVPDGYAEKRKADPTLPPHKNEFIFRFDKGTASKYFKQACDAKGIADLHLHDLRHEATSALFEAGWQIPEVATVTGHKDWRNLKRYTNLDPAEVAKKGRLKLVKAA comes from the coding sequence ATGGCATCGATCCTGCCGGTGGGCAGTCGCTGGCGTGCTCAGGTACGCAAGCGCGGCCAGAGTATAGCAAAAACGTTCAAAACGAAAGGCGCGGCGGAGGCGTGGGCGCGGGCGAAAGAGGTGGAGATTGAAAATGGCCAGAACGCGGTCGACTCGGGCAGCATCAAGGTAGGCGAGCTCGTGAAGAAATACCGCGAGACGCGCGCGGAATCGGGTCGTCCGGTTAAGCCGAAATCGAATGAGGACTACATTCTGCAACGTCTGCAGGATGAGTTCGAAAGTGACTTTGCGGCCAAGCTGACTACAAAGCGGATCGTCCAGTTCGCGCAGAAACGCAAGGTGTCCGGAGCTGGAGGATTCACTATCGATATGGATATCTCGAAGCTCGGTACGGTCATGCGTCATACCGCCTCGCTATTCGGTCTGACATTGCCTGACGCGACCGGCATCGCGCGGCCGACTCTTCACCACTTGAACCTGATTGAAGCGGGTAAGCGCCGTGAGCGGCGGCCGACTCCGGAGGAGATTGGGAAAATCTTTGCGTGGTTCAGCGAGCATCCCGAACGGCAGCAGGCGATGCCGGATCTGCTGCGCGTGGCCATGCAGTGCGCGTTTCGCCGTGGGGAGCTGTTCGGTCTGCGCTGGGACGATATCGATTCGGAGAATCACCTGGCGCTGGTGCGCGACCGCAAGCATCCGAGGCAGAAGATTGGTAACAACGAATGGATTCCGCTAATCGGCGACTCGTTCGAAGTCATCATGCGTCAGCCGCGCTATGAGGTGCCGGACGGCTATGCGGAAAAGCGTAAAGCCGATCCGACGCTGCCTCCGCATAAGAACGAATTCATCTTCCGTTTCGACAAGGGCACGGCAAGCAAGTACTTCAAGCAGGCCTGCGACGCCAAGGGGATCGCGGACCTGCATCTGCACGATCTGCGGCACGAGGCGACAAGTGCTCTCTTTGAAGCCGGCTGGCAGATTCCCGAGGTGGCGACCGTGACGGGGCATAAGGACTGGCGCAACCTTAAGCGATACACTAATCTTGATCCGGCTGAAGTGGCAAAAAAAGGCCGGCTGAAGCTGGTCAAGGCTGCATAA
- a CDS encoding YciI family protein has protein sequence MQYMLMLYANEGGWNSLTKTEQEQGVAAYAAYTEALKKAGALVAGGRLQPTATATTVRISDGKSQVLDGPYVESKEQLGGYYLIDVPNLDAALSWASRCPTASHGVVEVRPLWHAAG, from the coding sequence ATGCAATACATGTTGATGCTCTATGCGAATGAAGGCGGCTGGAACAGCCTGACGAAGACCGAGCAGGAACAGGGCGTGGCGGCCTACGCCGCGTACACGGAGGCATTGAAAAAGGCAGGCGCGCTCGTGGCCGGCGGCCGTCTGCAGCCAACCGCGACAGCAACAACCGTCCGTATCTCAGACGGCAAATCACAGGTGCTCGACGGCCCTTACGTGGAGTCGAAAGAGCAACTAGGAGGCTACTATCTCATCGACGTACCCAATCTCGACGCCGCCCTCTCGTGGGCCTCACGCTGCCCGACCGCGAGTCACGGCGTCGTCGAGGTGCGGCCGCTTTGGCACGCCGCAGGCTGA
- a CDS encoding DUF6596 domain-containing protein, protein MNLPNDAINARDTVDAVARRSFGKLVAFLAARTRDVAAAEDALSDAFASALATWPHNGCPSNPEAWLLTVARRKMIDLARRRRTGEAAAVQLLLLGPEFDDGATDAGIPDDRLPLMFACTHPAIEAAIRAPLMLQVVLGLDAKMIASAFLMSPAAMGKRLVRAKNKIREAGIAFSIPEREELAGRLDAVLDAIYAAFTEGWTDPGGTDIARRNLTDEALFLARLAADLLPREPEALGLLACMLHAQARRRARRGEDGEYVPLAEQDPALWDWPLIDEAEALLRHASALGSIGRYQLEAALQSAHVHRRRSGHADWAAVVQLYEALARLTGSPVVAINRALAVAELQGANAGLIALQQVAADARLAQYQPYWAARAELLARTGAHREARDAYDMAVGLERDPAVRRFLQRRQAGLAN, encoded by the coding sequence ATGAACTTGCCCAACGACGCCATCAACGCGCGCGACACCGTAGACGCTGTCGCGCGCCGCAGCTTCGGCAAGCTCGTCGCCTTTCTCGCGGCACGTACGCGGGATGTAGCGGCGGCCGAAGATGCGCTATCGGACGCATTTGCCTCGGCGCTGGCCACCTGGCCGCACAACGGTTGTCCGTCGAACCCGGAAGCGTGGCTGCTCACCGTCGCGCGTCGCAAGATGATCGACCTCGCCAGGCGACGCCGCACCGGCGAGGCGGCTGCCGTGCAATTGCTGCTCCTCGGGCCGGAGTTCGACGACGGCGCGACGGACGCCGGCATCCCCGACGATCGTCTCCCGCTCATGTTCGCCTGCACGCATCCGGCGATCGAAGCGGCCATCCGCGCACCGCTGATGCTGCAAGTGGTCCTCGGCCTCGATGCGAAGATGATCGCATCGGCGTTTCTCATGTCGCCGGCCGCCATGGGCAAGCGTCTCGTGCGAGCCAAAAACAAGATCCGCGAAGCCGGCATTGCGTTCAGCATCCCCGAGCGCGAGGAACTTGCCGGCCGGCTCGACGCGGTGCTCGACGCCATCTATGCCGCCTTTACGGAGGGCTGGACGGATCCGGGCGGCACCGACATCGCACGCCGCAACCTCACCGACGAAGCACTGTTTCTGGCGCGGCTCGCAGCCGACCTGCTGCCGCGAGAACCGGAAGCGCTAGGCCTGCTCGCCTGCATGCTGCATGCGCAGGCGAGGCGTCGCGCGCGACGCGGCGAGGACGGCGAATACGTGCCGCTTGCCGAGCAGGACCCGGCACTGTGGGACTGGCCATTGATCGACGAGGCCGAAGCGCTGCTACGCCACGCCAGCGCGCTGGGTTCGATCGGGCGGTATCAACTCGAAGCGGCGCTGCAGTCGGCGCATGTTCATCGGCGCCGGAGCGGACACGCCGACTGGGCCGCAGTGGTGCAGCTTTACGAGGCGCTCGCGCGGCTCACCGGGTCTCCGGTGGTCGCGATCAACCGGGCGCTCGCCGTCGCGGAACTGCAGGGCGCGAACGCCGGCCTGATCGCGCTGCAACAGGTGGCCGCCGACGCACGGCTCGCGCAATATCAACCGTACTGGGCGGCACGCGCGGAGCTGCTCGCGCGGACCGGCGCGCATCGCGAAGCTCGCGATGCCTACGACATGGCGGTCGGCCTCGAACGCGACCCGGCGGTGCGCCGCTTCCTGCAGCGGCGCCAGGCCGGATTGGCGAACTGA
- the modA gene encoding molybdate ABC transporter substrate-binding protein: MKKSQSILLRTLLLSFLTTNACLATAQQASAAPAITIYTAGSMSGALGAITRQYTSETGQPVELVSGPAGMLLDKIEHSAKADIFVSANMAHPQQLSAEGKAAPTVVFARNRLCVEARPDVGLTTGNLLDKLLDPNVKIGTSTPKSDPGGDYAWALFAKAGTVRPGATQTLEAKAQQLVGGAVAPQVPAGQNPVKYFMTTRRIDVFIGYCSSHEPTPDTTLTQVELPAELAIAADYGMTVIESRQNAATRDAAYRLALYLMSPAAQDVLTRYGFTPVARQ; this comes from the coding sequence ATGAAAAAATCGCAATCCATCCTGCTGCGGACGCTGCTGCTCTCCTTTCTGACCACGAACGCCTGCCTCGCCACGGCGCAGCAGGCATCCGCGGCGCCGGCCATCACGATCTATACGGCCGGTAGCATGAGTGGCGCGCTCGGCGCCATCACGCGCCAATACACGAGCGAGACCGGTCAGCCGGTCGAACTCGTCAGCGGGCCGGCCGGCATGCTGCTCGACAAGATCGAGCACTCGGCCAAGGCGGACATTTTCGTTTCCGCGAACATGGCGCATCCGCAACAACTCAGCGCAGAAGGCAAGGCGGCGCCCACCGTCGTCTTCGCGAGAAACCGGCTGTGCGTGGAGGCGCGCCCGGACGTCGGCCTGACGACCGGCAACCTGCTCGACAAGCTGCTCGATCCGAACGTCAAGATCGGCACGTCGACGCCGAAGTCGGATCCCGGCGGTGACTATGCGTGGGCGCTGTTCGCCAAGGCCGGCACCGTTCGCCCGGGAGCGACTCAAACACTCGAAGCGAAGGCGCAGCAGCTGGTTGGCGGCGCCGTCGCCCCTCAAGTGCCGGCCGGCCAGAATCCGGTCAAATACTTCATGACGACGCGACGCATCGACGTGTTCATTGGCTATTGCAGCTCGCACGAACCGACGCCCGACACGACGCTGACGCAGGTCGAGCTGCCGGCGGAGCTGGCCATCGCAGCGGACTATGGCATGACCGTTATCGAGTCGCGGCAGAACGCCGCCACGCGCGATGCCGCGTATCGGCTCGCGCTGTATCTGATGAGTCCCGCCGCGCAGGACGTATTGACGCGGTATGGATTCACGCCCGTTGCGCGTCAGTAG